Proteins encoded together in one Phaeodactylum tricornutum CCAP 1055/1 chromosome 25, whole genome shotgun sequence window:
- a CDS encoding predicted protein, with product ESTTASAVVDVARNLRDVQDQIDQACRTHAIESTRIRLVAVSKTKPIELLQQAYDAGCRVFGENYAQELADKVPLLNQHDGNNDTVSWHFIGGLQSNKCNMLLKPFLEQAPNGPTVANLTIETVATVKLANKLNHAVPEPQTLKIFVQVNTSGEDSKSGIEPAECVALCRHVAQECPRLQLQGLMTIGAVGDLSCFDVLVDLRRKVAIALERDTDDLELSMGMSGDFVQAIAAGATNVRVGSTIFGARNY from the coding sequence TGGCTCGGAATTTGCGCGACGTGCAGGATCAAATCGACCAGGCCTGTCGGACACACGCGATCGAATCGACCCGCATTCGACTCGTGGCGGTCAGTAAAACCAAACCCATAGAGTTACTGCAACAAGCCTACGATGCCGGGTGTCGTGTCTTTGGGGAAAACTACGCGCAAGAGTTAGCCGACAAAGTACCCCTGCTGAACCAACACGACGGTAACAACGATACCGTCTCGTGGCACTTTATTGGTGGCTTGCAAAGCAACAAGTGCAACATGCTGTTGAAGCCCTTTCTGGAGCAAGCACCCAACGGACCCACCGTGGCGAATCTGACCATTGAAACGGTCGCCACGGTCAAACTCGCCAACAAACTCAACCACGCCGTGCCGGAACCGCAAACGCTCAAAATATTCGTACAAGTCAACACGTCCGGAGAAGACAGTAAATCCGGGATTGAGCCCGCCGAATGCGTTGCTCTGTGCCGGCACGTTGCGCAGGAATGCCCCCGTCTGCAGTTGCAAGGTCTCATGACGATTGGAGCCGTCGGGGACTTATCGTGCTTTGATGTACTCGTCGACTTGCGTCGAAAGGTAGCCATCGCGTTGGAACGGGACACGGACGATCTGGAGTTGAGTATGGGCATGTCCGGGGATTTCGTTCAAGCCATTGCGGCGGGCGCCACCAACGTACGAGTCGGATCCACCATCTTTGGAGCCCGGAACTAC